GAGACCAAAGTACATAGCCGGACCGATGAGATCACGGTCAAAGGCTAAGTTCATACCACACATTGGGAAAAGTGTTCCCTTTGGGATGGTCATTACAGCATCCACATACCTTCACAGTAATGCCATTTAAGCATATTGTTAGCTAATAAAGATTCAAGTAAAAATGTTGAAAGAGGATGTTAAAGTAGTACCTTGTGTTCCTTTCTTTAGGCTTGACGAGTTGGGTCGGGGCATCGTAATCAGGGATGTTGAGCCAGAGACCGTGGGAAACAGCAGTGGAAACACCCTCACGGAGACTGAAAGGGTATCCACGGACGAAGTCAGCACCTTCACGGTAGGGATCGTACAATGTGTTGAAGAAAAAGGGAGAGGATGGGCAGAGAAGGTTCTTGATGTGTTGCTCAAGTGCGTTCACAGCTTTCCCAGCTGGATCCTTAGCAACCTATAACACATGACAACAACAACAACAACAACAAAAAAAAATATAAAAATAAAGAAATGATTATTCAAATGCAGCCAAAGCTAGAAGGAAAAAAAGAAGACTTTACACGTGATTAAACCAACACACTATGAAAGCAACATCAATACTAGAATCATGGTGTAACTGAAAACTCAATTCCTTAAACAGGGGAATTAAAAGTTTTGGACTTTTCTTTGCCTTTGTAACAACGATGACATGCAAGAACCTTGTGTGACATAACATAGATATATTGGTCCAACAACACTGTCATCACTAAAAATACATACACATAAGAGATCATGACCGATTACAATCAGTGATCAACGAAACTGAACGAAACAATTGCAATTCCGAAAAAAAAAACAGATCAAGAACCATCCAAGCAGAAGAATGTATAGATCTAGGTCAAAACAGTGTTTAATCTACCGACATTGTAACCAGGCCTTGCGTAGACACAACACAATCCTTAACACACACAACATGAAACAGAGATCTATAGCATTCAGACAAAACAGAACGACCAAAAAAAAAAAAAAAAGGAGCAAACTTTGAGAATTTGAAGGAAACTTACGAAGCAATCGTCGTCGATTGTGAAGATGTATTTCTTCTTAGACACCATGTAGCCGAAGCAGCGACAAGCAGAGTCCTTGAAGGAAATGCAGGAAGCTTTGGGACCGAGGATACGGTTAATGTCGTTCCTGTTGTAAAGCTCGTAATCAAACCCTTCGGGAACAGCAATGGTCTTGGAAGGATCTCCGTCCTGGACGATGATGAGATGGTAAGGCTGGAGAAAAGGTCTCCACATCTCGAGGAAATCGAGGTTACGGATGGTGGGGATCACGATGTCGAGCTCATCCTTCAGCAACGCAGTGTGGTTCAACGGGATTCCAACGGTATTCGCCGGTTCAACCATGATTCGATTGATTGAGAACTGGAGAAGAGAGAGAGAGAGAGGTTTGATATTGTGATGAACTCGAAGGAGAAGACCGTCGAGTGATTTTTATAACAGATCCGGCACGTGCGAGTTATTTTGTGTGAGGTTTGACACGTGGTCGATTAACACTTGTTCCAACTGGTCAATAGAAGTTTTATGGTGAGAAAGTGAAAGACTTTCTATTCCGTGGGAGGCAATTCTTTTTATTCGGAATCGCAAATATTAATTTGTGTTATTTTTATTTTTTATTTTCACAAAATTAATTTGTGTTATTGGCTCTTAATTCATTGATTACCTCTTAATTAATTCCAGGCGTTTATCATCTCCTCTTAAAAAACAAATATTCAGCAAATTAATATAAATTATTATCCATAATTTAAAAATATTATTCAGTTCTTATAGAACTAGATTCCAAAACAACTTGTTTATTATTGAGTCCTTAGACGTGTACTTATACAAGGTAGTCAAGCTTAAAGATAACTCCTAAATTATAGGAGATAAGCACAAGCCTATGTTTATCTAAACCATATACTTATTCTAATACTCCCCCCTCAAGTTGGAGTGTGAAGGTTAGTCAAACCCAACTTGGACGATAACTCTTCAAATTTTGCGCGCCCAAGAGCCTTTGTTAAAATGTCTGCAACCTGAGAATGTGTTGAGACATGAATTGTCTCAATAGACTTAGCTTTGACAGCATCTCTCACAGCGTGGCAATCATTCTCCACATGTTTCGTGCGCTCGTGAAACACCGGGTTCGCAGCTATGTGGATTGCGGCTTTGCTGTCACAAAAGAAACGCGATGGTCCAGGTTGTTTGATACCCAATCCTTCAAGAAGATGTCACAGCCATTTTATTTCTTTAAGTGTATCAGACATGGCTCTGTATTCTGCTTCAGCTGAAGAGTGCGAGACCGTGTCCTGCTTCTTTGTTTTCCAAGAAATCGGTGAACCTCCAAGCATGACGACATAAGCGCTCAAGGATCGACGAGATGCAGGACACGACGACCAGTCAGCATCGCAGTATACAGTGAGAGAGAGAGATCAGGGTCCGACTTGAGCAAAATGCCTTGGCCAATAGACCCCTTCAAGTACCGAACCACACGAAGTGCGGCGTCCCAATGAGCTTCTTTTGGGACTTGCATGAACTGTGTCAAGATATGAACAGCATAGCTCAGTTCAGGTCGTGTGTGACAAAGATAGAGGAGACGACCAACTAGACGACGATACTGCTTTGGATTTGCGAGCACCGGACTGTCAAGTTTTGGATTAGCAAGTTGATGGCCTTGTTCCAGTGGCGTAGCTGCAGGCTTACAGCCTAGATTGCCTGTTTCTGAGACGATGTCGAGAGTGTACTTGCGTTGCGAGACAAAGAAACCTTCTGGTCCTCGACTCACTTCAAGTCCTCCTTCATAGAAAAGCATCGACTTAGGTAGTCTTTAAACTTCTGCAACATATAGTTGTTGTTACCACAGATCAGAAGATCGTCAACGTAGATGAGAACGTGCATCTCGATTCCATTCTTGACATAGGAGAAGAGAGAGTAGTCATCATATGACTGGATGAAACCAAAATGAAGTAGAGAGTCAGAGAGCTTTTTAAACCAACACCTTGGAGCCTGCTTTAGTCCATAGAGAGACTTTCGAAGACGACAGACTTTCCCTGGGTGTGTGTGACGAAAACCAAGAGTAAGAAGGATATAGATTTCTTCGTCGAGATCGCCGTGTAAGAACGCGTTGTTGATGTCCATTTGAAAAACTTCCCAGTTCTTTGTAGCAACTAGTCTGAGAAGAGACCGGATCGTGGTCATTTTGACCACAGGAGCGAAGGTGTCTGAGTAATCCTCACCCTCGACTTGCTTACTGCCATTAACGACGAGACGTGATTTGTGTCTCTTGACGGTACCGTCAGCATTATACTTGATGCGATAAACCCACTGACTAGGAATTGCGACCTTGCCGGGAGGGAGTGTAACAATGTCCCAAGTGTGTTGCTCTTCTAGAGCATCAACTTCCTCAAACATCGAGTCATTCCAGACATCTTCCAGAGCTGCCTCAGCAAAGTGTTTTGGTTCAACTCCAGCGGTGATAGCAGCGAGAAAAACTTGCTGTCCTGGAGAGAAGTTAGAGTCTGAAATAAATTCTGAAAGAGGGTAAAGTGTTGTACCTGAGGCCGTAGACGAGGACTGTGACAGGAGAGGAGAAGCGTGATGGGTATGTAGAACTTGAATGTTGTAGGTAACGTAGTCTTTCAGTTTGACTGACGGAGCACACTCCCTTTGTCCTCGTCGAGTCGTATCAGGTAAAGAGACTGACGTTGAAGCTGCAGGTGGTGATGTCTGAGCTGTGACTGTTTCTGCTCCCGAAACAAAGGAAGCAGGTGCAGACTGTGCAGCTACAGGAGTTTCAGCCGGAGAGGACGTTGTCGTATCTGTCGGAGAGGGTGAAGGAACTAATGGAGGCTGATCAATTGGACTCCCCCTGTCTGCAACAGTCTGATGTACAGCCCAATCATGGTCGGGGATAGAAATTGCAGGTTGTGGTGGTATCGATTGTTTCTCAGAGTAGGGAAAGATATCTTCCCGAAATACCACGTCTCTTGAAATAGTTATTTCTTCTGTTTCCATGTCAAACACTTTCCAGCCCTTTTTCCCAAGTACATAGCCAAGAAACACACACACTCGACTTCTTGGAACGAACTTATCCTTTGTCCTCGACGTTAAGTGTACGTGAAAAGCTGAACCAAATGCACGAAGCTGACCATAATCTGGTTTGTGACCGTGAAGGGTTTCATAGGGAATGCATCCTTGGCGGAGCTTAGATGGGGTCCGATTAATGAGATACGCCGCAGTGAGAATTGCTTCACCCCAAAATCTTATCGGTAGAGAAGCTTGAAACAGCAGAGCCCTGGCAACATTTAAGATATGCCTATGCTTTCTTTCGACGCGTCCATTTTGCTGAGGCGTTGAGACACAAGAGGTTTGATGAATAATGCCAAGTTCTCGAAAGTGGTCAGAGAGGCACATGAACTCTGTTCCGTTGTCACTGCGAACGATCTTAACTGATTTGTTGAATTGCTTGTCAGCGTATGTGATGAAGTTTTTCAGAACTGTTTGTACCTCAGACTTTGCGAGCATTAAGTAAGTCCACACTGCTCGTGAATGATTATCAACAATAGTGAGAAAATAAACAGCTCCACAAGTAGAAGGAACGCGATATGGTCCCCAAACATCACAGTGGATAAGTGCAAAAATCTCATTTGAATTATTATTGCTATCAGAAAACACCTCTCTGGTTTGTTTGGATAGAAAACAAATGTCGCAATGACGGGAACTAATAGAACTAGAAGAAACAGAAAGCATAGGTAAAGCCGAAACATCAGTAAAACTTGGGTGTCCTAGACGTTGGTGCCAGAGAGCTTGATCCGCAGAGACGTTGACACTGTGAACTTTAGCCGTGGCGACCGCTGTCAGAAAGTATACCCCATCACGCTCTTCACCTCTTCCAATCAAAGTCCTCAAAAAACGGTCCTGCAATACATAAACCGTATCAGTAAAGGTTGCAAAACATCCAATTTGCTTCAG
This sequence is a window from Brassica oleracea var. oleracea cultivar TO1000 chromosome C1, BOL, whole genome shotgun sequence. Protein-coding genes within it:
- the LOC106342202 gene encoding UDP-arabinopyranose mutase 1-like; translation: MVEPANTVGIPLNHTALLKDELDIVIPTIRNLDFLEMWRPFLQPYHLIIVQDGDPSKTIAVPEGFDYELYNRNDINRILGPKASCISFKDSACRCFGYMVSKKKYIFTIDDDCFVAKDPAGKAVNALEQHIKNLLCPSSPFFFNTLYDPYREGADFVRGYPFSLREGVSTAVSHGLWLNIPDYDAPTQLVKPKERNTRYVDAVMTIPKGTLFPMCGMNLAFDRDLIGPAMYFGLMGDGQPIGRYDDMWAGWCVKVICDHLGLGVKTGLPYIYHSKASNPFVNLKKEYKGIFWQEDIIPFFQSAKLSKEAVTVQQCYIELSKMVKEKLSAIDPYFDKLADAMVTWIEAWDELNPAPKA